Proteins from a single region of Bacteriovorax sp. Seq25_V:
- the rpsO gene encoding 30S ribosomal protein S15: MISKLETETLVKEFGAAFGSGEKDAGCTAVQVAVLTTRINNLKEHFAAHKHDYSGNRGLLKMIGKRRRLLKYLATSDDAKYKAVISKLGLRK; the protein is encoded by the coding sequence ATGATTTCAAAATTAGAAACAGAAACACTAGTAAAAGAATTTGGAGCAGCTTTTGGTTCAGGTGAAAAAGATGCTGGTTGTACAGCTGTACAAGTTGCAGTTCTTACAACAAGAATCAACAACCTAAAAGAGCACTTTGCAGCTCACAAGCATGACTATTCTGGAAACAGAGGTCTATTAAAGATGATTGGTAAGAGACGTCGTCTTTTAAAGTATCTTGCAACATCTGATGATGCAAAATACAAAGCAGTTATTTCAAAACTTGGTTTAAGAAAGTAA
- a CDS encoding 2Fe-2S iron-sulfur cluster-binding protein, whose translation MAKVKLLPSGETLYVDNSKSLLEHLKDSGIYVKSSCGGHASCTDCVVKVVEGADNMNTPTFDEMKLLGNVFHITKERLSCQCLIADDVTIDISAHDKGSDEERRDNKSKKITSKFKVRKKEEYDKIITERKENSIKKQEGKDTWQRHWEKEGVKFDKKLGGNRRPKGLKDLDLAEEKKKSKKDRE comes from the coding sequence ATGGCAAAGGTAAAGTTACTGCCAAGTGGAGAGACTCTCTACGTTGATAATTCAAAGTCACTACTTGAACATTTAAAAGATAGTGGAATCTACGTGAAATCTAGTTGTGGTGGTCACGCAAGCTGTACTGACTGTGTTGTAAAAGTAGTTGAAGGCGCAGACAATATGAATACGCCAACTTTTGATGAGATGAAGCTTCTAGGAAATGTTTTTCATATTACAAAAGAACGTCTTTCTTGTCAGTGTCTTATTGCTGATGATGTGACAATTGATATCTCGGCTCACGATAAAGGTTCTGATGAAGAACGTCGTGATAACAAGAGCAAGAAAATTACTTCTAAATTCAAAGTACGAAAGAAAGAAGAATACGATAAAATCATTACAGAACGTAAAGAAAATAGCATTAAGAAGCAAGAAGGTAAGGATACTTGGCAAAGACACTGGGAAAAAGAAGGTGTTAAATTTGACAAGAAGCTCGGTGGAAATCGTAGACCTAAAGGTCTTAAGGATCTTGATCTTGCTGAAGAAAAAAAGAAATCAAAAAAAGATAGAGAATAA
- the pnp gene encoding polyribonucleotide nucleotidyltransferase, translating into MLNSKKQFTYNYGGKEVTIETGRLAKQADGSVLVSCEGTQVLVTVCSATELKDGQDFFPLLVEYTEKFYSAGKFLGGFMKREGRPTVGETLNARLIDRPLRPMFPEGYMFDTVVSCTVISYSENGDPEVLAGIGASAALTISDIPFYGPIASCKVGRIGGKLVLNPSHSQWAESDLEIAVSASEDAILMVEGEAKIVPESEVLEAIFFGHDEIKGFVKFLKEVQAEVGVAKREYIPATPNKKLMETITERFSSKARVCLAIDDKMKRQKAVKLLEKDVAADMSASFADYQLEEGSSFSKYANKGVDELLYNLLRSDLLDHEKRIAGRKLNEVREIETEVDILATPHGSSLFTRGETQVMATVTLGGSSGEQMADRILGTSYDKFYLHYNFPPYSVGEARGVRGVGRREMGHGNLAERALKAVFPHGEFPYTARVVCEVLESNGSSSMGSVCSGSMALMDAGVPITAPVAGIAMGLVSDGDRYKILTDILGDEDHLGDMDFKVAGTSEGITAIQMDIKITGLTREIIENAIKQAQEGRLHILEQMAKTISTRRMNYKKGVPIMKSMMIAQDKIGALIGPGGKNIKKIQELFAITIEIDDTGLTKFVGADSEIVDSAMELVKLQLTGPEVGATYTATVASIKDYGAFVDIAEGVSGLVHVSELADERVKDANDYVNVDDKIKVKVLEIDRMGRVKLSAKAVEPLKRKDGQAPAPKAEKTEE; encoded by the coding sequence ATGCTAAACAGCAAAAAACAATTTACGTACAATTACGGCGGAAAAGAAGTAACAATCGAAACAGGAAGACTTGCAAAGCAAGCTGATGGTTCGGTACTTGTTTCATGTGAAGGAACTCAAGTTCTTGTTACAGTATGTTCTGCAACTGAACTAAAAGACGGACAAGATTTCTTTCCACTTTTAGTTGAGTACACTGAAAAATTCTACTCAGCAGGTAAATTCCTGGGTGGATTTATGAAAAGAGAAGGCCGCCCAACAGTTGGTGAGACTCTAAACGCGAGACTAATCGATAGACCACTTAGACCAATGTTCCCAGAAGGATATATGTTTGACACAGTAGTTTCTTGTACTGTTATTTCTTATTCTGAAAATGGTGACCCTGAGGTTCTAGCTGGTATTGGTGCTTCTGCAGCACTTACTATTTCTGATATCCCATTCTATGGACCAATTGCTTCATGTAAAGTTGGTAGAATTGGTGGCAAACTAGTTCTTAACCCAAGCCACTCTCAATGGGCAGAGTCTGATCTTGAAATCGCTGTTTCAGCATCTGAAGATGCGATTCTTATGGTTGAAGGTGAAGCGAAAATTGTTCCAGAAAGTGAAGTTCTTGAAGCTATTTTCTTTGGACATGACGAAATTAAAGGTTTCGTAAAATTCCTTAAAGAAGTTCAAGCTGAAGTTGGTGTTGCTAAGAGAGAATATATCCCAGCAACTCCAAATAAAAAACTAATGGAAACAATCACTGAGCGTTTCTCAAGTAAAGCAAGAGTATGTCTTGCGATTGATGATAAAATGAAGAGACAAAAAGCAGTTAAGCTTCTTGAAAAAGATGTTGCTGCTGATATGTCAGCAAGTTTCGCTGATTATCAATTAGAAGAAGGATCAAGCTTTTCAAAATATGCTAACAAAGGTGTTGATGAGCTTCTTTATAACCTTCTTAGATCTGACCTACTTGATCACGAGAAGAGAATTGCTGGTCGTAAGCTAAATGAAGTTAGAGAAATTGAAACTGAAGTAGATATTCTTGCTACTCCACACGGATCTTCTTTGTTTACTCGTGGTGAAACTCAGGTAATGGCTACTGTTACTCTTGGAGGTTCATCAGGTGAGCAAATGGCAGATAGAATTCTTGGTACATCTTATGACAAGTTCTACCTACATTATAACTTCCCTCCTTACTCAGTTGGTGAAGCTCGTGGTGTTAGAGGTGTTGGACGTCGTGAAATGGGTCACGGTAACCTTGCTGAAAGAGCGCTTAAGGCTGTTTTCCCACACGGAGAATTCCCATATACAGCAAGAGTTGTGTGTGAGGTTCTAGAGTCTAATGGTTCAAGTTCGATGGGTTCAGTTTGTTCAGGTTCGATGGCCCTTATGGATGCTGGTGTTCCTATTACTGCTCCAGTTGCAGGTATTGCAATGGGACTTGTAAGTGATGGTGACAGATACAAAATCTTAACAGACATTCTTGGAGATGAAGATCACCTTGGTGATATGGACTTTAAAGTTGCAGGTACATCTGAAGGGATTACAGCAATTCAAATGGATATTAAGATCACTGGTCTTACTCGTGAGATTATTGAAAACGCTATTAAACAAGCACAGGAAGGAAGACTTCATATTCTTGAGCAAATGGCGAAGACAATTTCTACAAGAAGAATGAATTATAAAAAAGGTGTTCCTATCATGAAGTCAATGATGATTGCACAAGATAAAATCGGTGCACTTATTGGACCTGGTGGAAAGAACATTAAGAAGATTCAAGAGCTATTTGCCATTACAATTGAAATTGATGATACAGGTCTAACTAAATTTGTTGGTGCAGATTCTGAGATCGTTGATTCTGCAATGGAACTTGTAAAACTTCAGTTAACTGGACCAGAAGTTGGTGCGACATATACAGCTACAGTAGCTTCTATCAAGGACTACGGTGCATTTGTTGATATTGCTGAAGGTGTTTCAGGTCTTGTTCACGTATCTGAACTTGCTGATGAAAGAGTTAAAGACGCAAACGATTACGTAAACGTTGATGACAAAATCAAAGTTAAGGTTCTTGAGATCGACAGAATGGGAAGAGTTAAGCTTTCTGCTAAGGCCGTTGAACCTCTAAAGAGAAAAGATGGACAAGCACCAGCTCCTAAAGCTGAGAAGACAGAAGAATAA
- a CDS encoding RNA polymerase factor sigma-32, producing MNKKDKAPKVEVLPSLDIDLKKSGTSDRKADIDYENIISELHDEVEGEEPDLVDLDEDMILPVLSEKLPAITDVSTNKLNQYLKEISRYKLLSRDQELALAKALKETGDIEIAKKLVLSNLRLVVKIAMEYKYTFNNVMDLIQEGNVGLMKAVSLYDPDKGAKLSYYASWWIRSYILKFILDNFRLVKIGTTNEQKKLFYNLMREKQKLLNQGIDPDHKVLAENLDVSEKAVALMDMRLGEGGGEISLDRPVGDEAKQSIGDFVSSGEDFTEDISFQQSLKLLQDNLDDFVKGLKERDREIFQKRLLSEAPASLQAIADDYGVSRERIRQIESRLIDNLKLYMSDIIR from the coding sequence CACCAAAAGTCGAAGTTTTGCCATCATTAGATATTGATCTCAAAAAATCAGGCACTAGTGATAGAAAAGCTGATATCGACTACGAAAACATTATCTCTGAGCTTCATGATGAAGTTGAGGGTGAAGAGCCTGATCTTGTTGATCTTGATGAGGATATGATTCTTCCTGTGCTCAGTGAAAAACTTCCTGCTATTACAGATGTTTCAACTAATAAACTCAACCAATACCTCAAAGAGATTTCACGTTATAAACTTCTATCTCGTGATCAAGAGCTCGCACTCGCTAAAGCGCTAAAAGAAACAGGCGATATTGAAATCGCTAAGAAACTAGTTCTTTCAAACCTTAGGCTCGTTGTTAAGATTGCAATGGAATACAAGTATACATTTAATAATGTGATGGACCTCATCCAAGAAGGGAATGTTGGTCTAATGAAGGCCGTCTCTCTCTATGACCCAGATAAAGGGGCTAAGCTTAGCTACTATGCGAGTTGGTGGATTCGTTCTTATATTTTGAAGTTTATCCTTGATAACTTCCGACTTGTAAAAATTGGAACCACAAACGAACAGAAGAAACTTTTTTATAACCTGATGAGAGAGAAACAAAAATTATTGAACCAAGGGATTGATCCAGACCACAAAGTCCTAGCCGAAAACCTTGATGTTTCCGAAAAGGCAGTGGCCTTGATGGATATGAGACTTGGCGAAGGCGGGGGAGAGATATCTCTTGATCGCCCAGTTGGTGATGAGGCCAAACAAAGTATTGGAGACTTTGTCTCGTCAGGAGAGGACTTTACTGAGGATATTTCATTCCAGCAAAGCTTGAAATTATTGCAAGATAACTTAGACGATTTTGTTAAGGGGCTCAAAGAAAGAGATCGTGAAATCTTCCAAAAACGATTATTGTCCGAAGCACCTGCGTCATTACAAGCAATTGCGGACGATTACGGGGTTTCAAGAGAGAGAATTCGTCAAATTGAGTCTCGTCTTATTGATAACTTAAAGCTTTACATGTCAGATATTATTAGATAA
- the dut gene encoding dUTP diphosphatase, whose product MTSKVKLNIVKLPNYDEALALPSYETTGAAGADLRASIGPGESLVIHPGQRLLVPTGLAFEIPHGYEVQIRPRSGMSLKTDILVVNSPGTIDCDYRGEVKIILGNFGSSDYTINHGDRIAQMVIAPVLQADFQVVDSLSDTERGSGGFGSTGTN is encoded by the coding sequence ATGACTTCGAAAGTTAAATTAAATATAGTTAAACTGCCTAATTATGATGAGGCCCTAGCACTCCCTAGTTACGAAACAACTGGGGCCGCTGGAGCTGATCTAAGGGCAAGTATTGGTCCAGGAGAGTCACTTGTGATTCATCCTGGTCAAAGACTTTTAGTTCCAACTGGTCTGGCCTTCGAAATCCCTCATGGATATGAAGTACAAATTAGACCTCGTTCGGGAATGTCTCTCAAAACAGATATTCTTGTGGTTAATTCCCCTGGTACAATTGATTGTGACTACAGAGGGGAAGTAAAGATCATACTTGGGAATTTTGGCTCAAGTGATTATACTATTAACCATGGTGATCGTATCGCACAAATGGTTATTGCTCCTGTTTTACAGGCTGACTTCCAAGTTGTTGATAGTTTAAGCGACACTGAAAGAGGCTCAGGTGGATTTGGCTCAACTGGGACAAACTAA
- a CDS encoding polyhydroxyalkanoic acid system family protein: MDLNVNYNIAKSATEAYDLAKEQITPDYVAKFNVPCDIDYSPGSTTISAKGKGFTLTLVFEEDRCAVKLELSFLLRPVRGKVLDTIENKLKKTV, from the coding sequence ATGGATCTAAATGTTAATTACAATATTGCAAAGTCGGCAACAGAAGCGTATGACCTAGCAAAAGAACAAATCACTCCTGATTATGTAGCAAAATTTAACGTTCCTTGTGACATTGATTACTCACCTGGATCAACTACAATTTCTGCTAAAGGGAAGGGATTTACTTTAACTCTAGTTTTTGAAGAAGATCGTTGTGCTGTAAAGCTAGAGCTTTCATTTCTTTTAAGACCGGTTAGAGGAAAAGTTCTAGATACAATTGAAAATAAATTAAAAAAGACGGTGTAA
- a CDS encoding ATP-binding protein yields the protein MLLKYILITSSFFTFISTLVQVYIDYKGDYNSIQKTIIQVESSYSSSLANSLWHLDNDQIDVLLTGILKLRDIEYIKVVESKNNGDAIFMEKGNNQFTRKIEHRFDLSYGKKNQSTIGYVVVSANLDYLYDRILDKIFIVLVTQTIKTFLVSFIILFIIYVTIAKKIILISKYAEDLTHKNIDQELVINKSAIDENNEIFDLIISLNRMRLNLKNYIKNRDDAESQLKDYKSHLEDLVLKRTKQLNDKNSILEQKIDEINKMQDHMIAQEKLASLGNLTSGIAHEINNPLNFVINFAQVSDESLKDVLTKVNDMEASETAKSEIIDDINDIEKMVSEISSHGKRAEQIVKSMLAHSRAGNENNIKEKADIHNILDENLNFAFHAMRAKYKGFHINIIKNFDDKIGEIEVISADIARVFLNLFSNSFYSMLKKSEKFNDKSYIPELNITTRKDGSNINIVVHDNGMGLDKETIEKVFTPFFTTKPTGEGTGLGLSLSYDIITGLHGGKISVDGKIGDFAEFSITLPA from the coding sequence ATGTTATTAAAATATATTTTAATAACTAGTAGCTTTTTTACTTTTATCAGTACATTGGTACAAGTTTATATAGATTATAAAGGTGATTATAACTCAATTCAAAAGACAATTATCCAGGTCGAGTCGAGTTATTCATCGTCTCTTGCAAACTCGCTTTGGCATCTAGACAACGACCAGATCGATGTTCTCTTAACAGGTATATTAAAACTTCGTGACATTGAGTATATCAAAGTCGTTGAATCAAAGAATAATGGTGATGCCATTTTCATGGAAAAGGGTAATAACCAATTTACAAGAAAGATTGAGCACCGCTTTGACCTAAGCTATGGAAAGAAAAATCAAAGTACAATTGGATATGTCGTAGTTTCTGCAAATCTAGACTACCTCTACGATAGAATTCTCGACAAAATATTTATCGTTCTAGTCACCCAAACAATAAAAACATTCCTCGTCTCGTTTATAATTCTCTTTATTATCTACGTGACAATTGCCAAGAAAATTATTCTTATCTCAAAGTATGCCGAAGATTTGACCCATAAAAATATCGACCAAGAGCTTGTCATTAACAAGTCAGCTATTGATGAAAATAATGAAATTTTCGATCTTATCATTTCCTTGAATCGCATGAGGCTCAATCTCAAGAATTATATTAAGAATCGAGACGATGCAGAATCACAATTAAAAGATTATAAGTCTCATCTTGAAGATCTCGTTCTAAAAAGAACAAAGCAGCTGAATGACAAGAATTCGATTCTTGAACAAAAAATCGATGAGATTAATAAAATGCAAGATCACATGATCGCGCAGGAAAAACTAGCATCACTTGGAAATTTAACGAGTGGTATTGCTCATGAAATTAATAACCCTTTAAATTTCGTCATTAACTTTGCACAAGTTTCAGATGAAAGTTTAAAAGACGTCTTAACTAAGGTTAACGACATGGAAGCATCAGAAACAGCAAAATCAGAAATTATTGATGACATCAATGACATCGAAAAAATGGTAAGTGAAATTTCCAGTCACGGAAAACGCGCGGAACAAATTGTTAAAAGTATGCTTGCCCACTCACGAGCAGGAAATGAAAATAATATCAAAGAGAAAGCAGATATTCATAACATACTCGATGAAAACTTAAACTTTGCCTTTCACGCGATGAGAGCAAAGTACAAAGGTTTTCATATCAATATTATTAAAAATTTTGATGATAAAATTGGTGAAATAGAAGTAATTTCTGCTGATATCGCTCGTGTATTTTTAAATCTATTCTCTAATTCATTTTATTCAATGCTTAAAAAGAGTGAAAAATTTAATGATAAGTCATACATTCCCGAGCTAAATATCACGACAAGAAAAGATGGAAGTAACATCAATATCGTCGTTCATGATAATGGGATGGGACTTGATAAAGAAACTATCGAAAAAGTATTTACACCATTTTTCACGACTAAACCAACAGGTGAAGGAACTGGTCTAGGCCTTTCTCTAAGCTATGATATCATCACTGGCCTACACGGTGGGAAAATCAGCGTAGATGGAAAAATTGGGGACTTTGCGGAGTTTTCAATCACACTCCCAGCATAA